In Halorubrum sp. PV6, a single window of DNA contains:
- a CDS encoding ABC transporter ATP-binding protein — translation MTDPLVTVDGLEKYYYENDTLLDRLTGAEPEAVRAVDGVSFEVREGETLGVVGESGCGKSTLAETLMRLREPTGGSVTFDGDPVFDLSGADMDAFRRRAQVMFQDPFSSLDPRMTAGEIITEPLAIHGVGTGDERRQRAESLLEEVGLSADQIDRYPHEFSGGQRQRIGFARALAIDPEFIVLDEPVSALDVSVQAQVLNLLADMQAERDLTYLFIAHDLSVVRHISDRVAVMYLGKVVEVGPTEEIFEDPDHPYTKALLDSVPRAETGEQDRTIETIRGDVPSPRNPPSGCSFRTRCPELIQPPGLSIPQETFREIGELRTRIENGDIDVALRWEQVGDPTREDRAAFADSIYTEAFDTALPDADEETVREAIRALAEGERETAAATLRERYQSPCEAVEPALPAGDHPAACLLGEQPDDVEAAREEWEADRDAPGVDL, via the coding sequence ATGACTGACCCGCTCGTCACCGTCGACGGTCTCGAGAAGTACTACTACGAGAACGACACGCTGTTAGACCGGCTGACCGGCGCGGAGCCGGAGGCGGTGCGGGCGGTCGACGGCGTCTCCTTCGAGGTCCGCGAAGGCGAGACGCTCGGCGTCGTCGGCGAGTCCGGGTGCGGGAAATCGACGCTCGCGGAGACGCTGATGCGGCTCCGCGAGCCGACGGGCGGGTCGGTGACGTTCGACGGCGACCCCGTGTTCGACCTCTCCGGCGCCGACATGGACGCGTTCAGGCGACGGGCGCAGGTGATGTTCCAGGACCCGTTCTCCAGTCTCGACCCGCGGATGACCGCCGGCGAGATAATCACGGAGCCGCTCGCGATCCACGGCGTGGGGACCGGGGACGAGCGCCGGCAGCGCGCCGAGTCGCTGCTCGAAGAGGTCGGGCTCTCCGCGGACCAGATCGACCGCTACCCCCACGAGTTCTCCGGCGGTCAGCGCCAGCGCATCGGGTTCGCCCGCGCGCTCGCCATCGATCCAGAGTTCATCGTCCTCGACGAGCCGGTCTCCGCGCTCGACGTGAGCGTGCAGGCGCAGGTGTTGAACCTGCTCGCGGACATGCAGGCGGAACGCGACCTGACGTACCTGTTCATCGCACACGACCTGTCCGTGGTCCGGCACATCTCCGACCGCGTCGCCGTCATGTACCTCGGGAAGGTCGTCGAAGTCGGACCCACGGAGGAGATATTCGAGGACCCGGATCACCCGTACACGAAGGCGCTCTTAGACTCCGTGCCGCGGGCGGAGACCGGCGAGCAGGACCGCACTATCGAGACGATACGCGGCGACGTGCCCTCGCCGCGGAACCCGCCCTCCGGGTGTTCGTTCCGGACCCGGTGCCCGGAGCTGATCCAGCCGCCGGGGCTTTCGATACCGCAGGAGACGTTCCGCGAAATCGGCGAACTGCGCACGCGGATCGAGAACGGCGACATCGACGTCGCCCTCCGGTGGGAACAGGTCGGCGACCCGACCCGCGAGGACCGGGCGGCGTTCGCCGACTCGATTTATACCGAAGCGTTCGACACGGCGCTGCCCGACGCGGACGAGGAGACGGTCCGCGAGGCGATTCGGGCGCTCGCCGAGGGAGAGCGCGAGACCGCGGCGGCGACGCTGCGGGAGCGCTACCAGTCGCCGTGCGAGGCGGTCGAGCCCGCGTTGCCGGCGGGCGACCACCCCGCGGCGTGCCTGCTGGGCGAACAGCCGGACGACGTGGAGGCGGCGCGCGAAGAATGGGAAGCCGACCGCGACGCGCCGGGCGTGGATTTATAA
- a CDS encoding ABC transporter ATP-binding protein, producing MTDLLRVRDLSTRFFTEEGQINAVEGVSFTVEAGSVLGVVGESGSGKSVTGLSLIDLVESPGAITGGEIWYNNPDLAERVGGDQPEAVDGDFVDLRRLSEAERRSLRGSAFSMIFQDPMSSFNPALTVGEQIAEAAEVQRRASANPRSTRARTQGYGLGRLLLDSVLPDRSYTTEASWDRAVELLERVGIPDPAERAEEYPHQFSGGMLQRAMIAQALAGDPDLLVADEPTTALDVTIQAQILDLLADLQETLDMSVVLITHNLGVIARVADRVSVMYAGEVVERGTLEDVFDDPVHPYTKGLLGSVPDIDRPGDRLEPIAGNVPDLVDANMPDRCYFADRCPKAMTDCLTRPPEYEVGDGHRARCVLAGRDYSEVDAVPEGRLARPADAARGASDDPTPTTEESDD from the coding sequence GTGACCGACCTGCTTCGCGTCCGCGACCTCTCGACGCGCTTTTTCACCGAGGAGGGGCAGATAAACGCGGTCGAGGGCGTCTCGTTCACCGTCGAGGCCGGCTCCGTCCTCGGCGTCGTCGGCGAGTCCGGCAGCGGGAAGTCCGTCACCGGGCTCTCGCTCATCGATCTGGTCGAGTCGCCGGGGGCGATCACGGGCGGCGAGATCTGGTACAACAACCCCGACCTCGCAGAGCGGGTCGGGGGCGACCAGCCTGAGGCGGTCGACGGCGACTTCGTCGACCTCCGCCGGCTCTCCGAGGCGGAGCGGCGGTCGCTCCGCGGGTCCGCCTTCAGCATGATCTTCCAAGACCCGATGAGCAGTTTCAACCCCGCGCTCACGGTCGGCGAGCAGATCGCCGAGGCGGCGGAGGTACAGCGGCGGGCGAGCGCGAACCCGCGCTCGACGCGAGCGCGGACCCAGGGGTACGGGCTGGGACGCCTGCTCCTCGACAGCGTCCTCCCCGACCGCTCGTACACCACCGAGGCGAGCTGGGACCGCGCGGTCGAGCTGCTCGAACGCGTCGGCATCCCGGACCCCGCCGAGCGCGCGGAGGAGTATCCACACCAGTTCTCCGGCGGGATGTTACAGCGGGCGATGATCGCACAGGCGCTCGCGGGCGATCCGGACCTGCTCGTCGCCGACGAGCCGACGACGGCGCTGGACGTGACCATCCAGGCGCAGATCCTCGACCTGCTGGCCGACCTCCAGGAGACGCTGGATATGAGCGTCGTCCTCATCACCCACAACTTGGGCGTCATCGCCCGCGTCGCCGACCGGGTGAGCGTGATGTACGCCGGCGAGGTGGTCGAGCGCGGGACGCTCGAAGACGTGTTCGACGACCCGGTCCACCCGTACACGAAGGGGTTGTTGGGGTCGGTGCCGGATATCGACCGGCCGGGCGACCGGCTCGAACCCATCGCGGGCAACGTGCCGGACCTCGTCGACGCGAACATGCCCGACCGGTGTTACTTCGCCGACCGCTGTCCGAAGGCCATGACGGACTGTCTCACCCGGCCGCCGGAGTACGAGGTGGGCGACGGCCACCGGGCTCGCTGCGTTCTCGCCGGGCGCGACTACAGCGAGGTCGACGCGGTCCCCGAGGGGCGCCTCGCGAGGCCGGCAGACGCCGCGAGGGGCGCGAGCGACGACCCCACCCCGACCACGGAGGAAAGCGATGACTGA
- a CDS encoding ABC transporter permease produces MIAPRTRRNLRSELSRSLLAKLGIAIVVVIIVTALFAPLLAPHDPEDQNLDNANIPPIGFTATENQTSTEMVDGEVQIVEEQVAVNTTAEHPLGTDSLGRDVLSRTMFGARTSLLVGLFGTAIAVVLGVTVGITAGYYGGRIDDALMRFADVMLAFPSLVLAIALIGLWGQASLRIPDPLVATGIAPETMPGDIVLPGTVIVVVALVNWVWFARVARGEALSVRDQEYVKAARSMGGSDLHIILRHVLPNSLTPILVLATIQIAAIILLESALSFLGFSGAQLSWGFDIAQGRQYLSSSWWIATVPGLAIVAAVVGINLIGDWLRDALDPDIEGQGGAP; encoded by the coding sequence ATGATCGCCCCCCGAACGCGCCGGAACCTCCGGAGCGAACTCTCTCGAAGCCTGCTCGCCAAACTCGGCATCGCAATCGTCGTCGTCATCATCGTGACCGCGCTCTTCGCGCCCCTGTTGGCGCCACACGACCCGGAAGACCAGAACCTCGATAACGCGAACATCCCGCCGATCGGATTCACGGCGACGGAGAACCAAACGAGTACCGAGATGGTCGACGGCGAGGTGCAGATCGTCGAAGAGCAGGTCGCCGTCAACACCACGGCGGAACACCCGCTCGGGACCGACTCGCTCGGCCGCGACGTGCTCTCGCGAACGATGTTCGGGGCGCGCACGTCCCTGCTGGTCGGGCTGTTCGGCACCGCGATCGCCGTCGTCCTCGGCGTCACCGTCGGGATCACGGCCGGCTACTACGGCGGGCGGATCGACGACGCGCTGATGCGGTTTGCCGACGTCATGTTGGCGTTCCCGTCGCTCGTCCTCGCGATCGCGCTCATCGGGCTGTGGGGGCAGGCGTCGCTGCGGATCCCCGACCCGCTGGTCGCCACCGGTATCGCGCCCGAGACGATGCCGGGGGACATCGTGTTGCCGGGGACCGTGATCGTCGTCGTCGCGCTCGTCAACTGGGTGTGGTTCGCCCGCGTCGCGCGGGGCGAGGCGCTCTCGGTCCGCGATCAGGAGTACGTCAAGGCCGCGCGCTCGATGGGCGGCAGCGACCTCCACATCATCCTCAGACACGTGTTGCCGAACAGCCTGACGCCGATCTTAGTGCTCGCGACGATACAGATCGCCGCGATCATCCTCCTCGAGTCGGCGCTGTCGTTCCTCGGCTTCTCCGGGGCACAGCTCTCGTGGGGCTTCGACATCGCGCAGGGGCGGCAGTACCTCTCCTCGTCGTGGTGGATCGCGACCGTCCCCGGCCTCGCCATCGTCGCCGCCGTCGTCGGCATTAATCTGATCGGCGACTGGCTGCGCGACGCCCTCGATCCGGACATCGAGGGGCAGGGGGGTGCGCCGTGA
- a CDS encoding ABC transporter permease: MALGRFLLKRGIQGVLVVWGVVTAVFLLRFITPGNPVTFVAPLDASAELRAQIAAELGLDQPLYVQYAEYILGLLQGNMGFSYLRGTEASTVVFARVPATVELAVAATVVAVVIAIPLGVISATRRREPADYGATLFSLVGISTPNFWLGIMLILVLSVQFDLFPTSRRPIGFVETFGFLVTFENGISVPMDVGAFLDGLRTWLWHIALPAVTLGTYFTALITRLTRSGMIEELGQPYVRAARAKGLPESLIQYKHALQNTLIPIVTVLGLQLGTLIGGAVITESVFSWPGLGTLVINSINVRDWPLIQGSLIVIGTGFVLINIFVDALYAYLNPRVAR, encoded by the coding sequence ATGGCGCTGGGACGGTTCCTCCTGAAACGCGGGATCCAAGGCGTGCTCGTCGTGTGGGGCGTCGTGACCGCGGTGTTCCTGCTGCGGTTCATCACGCCGGGGAACCCGGTGACGTTCGTCGCCCCGCTGGACGCGAGCGCCGAGCTTCGCGCACAGATAGCCGCGGAGTTGGGCCTCGATCAGCCGCTGTACGTCCAGTACGCCGAGTACATCCTCGGTCTCCTCCAAGGGAACATGGGATTCTCGTACCTCCGGGGGACGGAGGCGAGTACCGTCGTCTTCGCTCGGGTGCCGGCCACGGTCGAACTGGCGGTCGCGGCGACCGTCGTCGCCGTCGTCATCGCGATTCCGCTCGGCGTCATCAGCGCGACGCGTCGGCGCGAGCCGGCCGACTATGGAGCGACGCTGTTCTCGCTGGTCGGCATCTCGACGCCGAACTTCTGGCTCGGGATCATGCTCATCCTGGTGTTGTCGGTGCAGTTCGACCTGTTCCCGACGAGCCGCAGACCGATCGGCTTCGTCGAGACGTTCGGGTTCCTCGTGACCTTCGAGAACGGAATCTCGGTCCCGATGGACGTCGGCGCCTTCCTCGACGGCCTCCGAACGTGGCTGTGGCACATCGCGTTGCCGGCGGTGACGCTCGGGACGTATTTCACCGCCCTCATCACCCGACTCACTCGGAGCGGGATGATAGAGGAGCTCGGACAGCCGTACGTCCGGGCGGCGCGCGCGAAGGGGCTCCCGGAGTCGCTGATCCAGTACAAACACGCGCTACAGAACACGCTCATCCCGATCGTGACGGTTCTGGGGCTCCAGCTGGGGACGCTGATCGGCGGCGCGGTGATCACCGAGTCCGTGTTCTCGTGGCCGGGGCTCGGGACGCTCGTCATCAACTCGATCAACGTCCGCGACTGGCCGCTGATACAGGGGTCGCTGATCGTGATCGGGACGGGGTTCGTGTTGATCAACATCTTCGTCGACGCGCTGTACGCGTATCTCAACCCGCGGGTGGCGCGCTGA
- a CDS encoding ABC transporter substrate-binding protein: MSQDDENMNRRTYLTYVGGTAAAVGVAGCTGNGGDGSDGSDGSDGSDGSDGSDGSDGSDGEELPEPETREEHLQRANLRLNQRAPWVYLNRQYSVYGIASRLEWDARRDERIEAQAISVAEGDPSVTITQSSMDSGLDPHDHRETPTDNIVIQSYDGVLGRNADGDVIDALATDYERLEEGRVRFEIRDGVTFHNGDTLQPSDVSYSINRVVDENVGGIASPQRDQLAGVTGAEVVDGGVEVISDGINPTVFSQFASYCKVVQEDWIESRESSAINSDMNGTGPFRVVEYEQDVQVVYEAYEDYWGGTPEVEELTIQAASESSTRVSELLAGETDLIVNVPPQEVSRVRDEDTTAVTAVPSTRVVFNAMRYDVEPFSSPEFRQAMNYAIDLDSIIENILQGFADATGQPTLEGFVGDNEDVSPYPQDVEEAERLVEESGHAGAEITLETPVGRYLRDVQIAQAVASQINELSNVSCDVEQRDFASLAGEVTSGELENFPHFYLLGWGNTTFDASQTIIPLLTSDGALSSYREDEEVDELMAESQNLPGGS; this comes from the coding sequence ATGTCACAGGACGACGAAAATATGAACCGACGAACGTACCTCACGTACGTCGGCGGCACCGCAGCCGCCGTCGGCGTAGCCGGCTGCACCGGAAACGGCGGCGACGGGAGCGACGGAAGCGATGGCAGCGACGGGAGCGACGGAAGCGATGGCAGCGACGGGAGCGACGGCAGCGACGGAGAGGAACTCCCCGAGCCGGAGACGCGCGAGGAACACCTCCAGCGGGCGAACCTCCGGCTCAACCAGCGCGCCCCGTGGGTCTACCTCAACCGCCAGTACAGCGTGTACGGCATCGCGAGCCGCCTCGAATGGGACGCCCGCCGTGACGAGCGGATCGAGGCGCAGGCCATCTCGGTGGCGGAGGGCGACCCGTCCGTCACGATCACGCAGTCGTCGATGGACTCCGGGCTCGACCCCCACGACCACCGCGAGACGCCGACCGACAACATCGTGATCCAGTCGTACGACGGCGTCCTCGGCCGCAACGCCGACGGCGACGTCATCGACGCGCTCGCGACCGACTACGAGCGACTGGAGGAGGGCCGCGTCCGGTTCGAGATCCGCGACGGCGTCACCTTCCACAACGGCGACACCCTCCAGCCGTCGGACGTCTCGTACAGCATCAACCGCGTCGTCGACGAGAACGTCGGCGGGATCGCGAGCCCGCAGCGGGACCAACTCGCCGGCGTGACGGGCGCCGAGGTCGTCGACGGCGGCGTCGAAGTGATCTCGGACGGGATCAATCCGACCGTCTTCTCGCAGTTCGCCTCGTACTGTAAGGTCGTGCAGGAAGACTGGATCGAGTCGCGGGAGTCCTCGGCGATCAACTCCGACATGAACGGGACCGGCCCGTTCCGGGTCGTCGAGTACGAACAGGACGTGCAGGTGGTGTACGAGGCGTACGAGGACTACTGGGGCGGCACGCCGGAGGTCGAAGAGCTGACGATCCAGGCGGCGAGCGAGTCGAGTACGCGCGTCTCGGAACTTCTCGCCGGCGAGACCGACCTCATCGTCAACGTTCCGCCACAGGAGGTGAGTCGCGTCCGCGACGAGGACACCACGGCGGTCACGGCGGTGCCGAGTACCAGGGTCGTGTTCAACGCCATGCGGTACGACGTGGAGCCGTTCTCCAGTCCCGAGTTCCGACAGGCGATGAACTACGCCATCGACTTAGACAGCATCATCGAGAACATCCTACAGGGGTTCGCCGACGCGACCGGCCAGCCGACCCTCGAAGGGTTCGTCGGAGACAACGAAGACGTCAGCCCGTACCCGCAAGACGTCGAGGAGGCGGAACGGCTGGTCGAGGAGTCCGGCCACGCGGGCGCCGAGATCACCCTCGAAACGCCCGTCGGGCGCTACCTGCGCGACGTACAGATCGCCCAGGCGGTCGCCAGCCAGATCAACGAGCTCTCGAACGTCTCCTGTGACGTCGAGCAGCGCGACTTCGCCTCGCTCGCGGGCGAGGTGACGAGCGGCGAACTGGAGAACTTCCCGCACTTCTACCTGCTCGGCTGGGGGAACACGACCTTCGACGCCAGCCAGACGATCATTCCCCTCCTCACGTCCGACGGGGCGCTCTCCAGCTACCGGGAAGACGAGGAGGTCGACGAACTCATGGCCGAGTCCCAGAACCTGCCGGGCGGAAGCTAA
- a CDS encoding phosphoribosyltransferase family protein yields MNRAEKAALQLQAVAVLRMLKETRTYEELSDVTGLPAGDLNRYVNGHVLPGTDRASEVVEAVGRDALADELLARVEFDDEGYVDNSGVVFDQSFLDLVAPVAAETFAFESPDVVLTAATDGITVGAAMASFFDARLAYAKKSKETAVEEFIESRQRLASGIELTYYLPASAVDAGDTVLVVDDLIRSGETQELLLDIALQADADVTGVFTLIAVGDEGMERAREITDAPVGALTTFE; encoded by the coding sequence ATGAACCGAGCAGAGAAGGCGGCCCTCCAACTGCAGGCGGTCGCCGTGCTGCGGATGTTAAAAGAGACGCGCACCTACGAGGAGCTGTCCGACGTGACCGGACTGCCCGCCGGCGACTTAAATCGATACGTCAACGGGCACGTCCTCCCCGGCACCGACCGCGCCAGCGAGGTCGTCGAGGCGGTCGGCCGCGACGCGCTCGCCGACGAACTCCTCGCCCGCGTCGAGTTCGACGACGAGGGGTACGTCGACAACTCCGGGGTCGTCTTCGACCAGTCGTTCCTCGATTTGGTCGCGCCCGTCGCCGCCGAGACGTTCGCGTTCGAGTCGCCGGACGTGGTGCTCACGGCCGCCACGGACGGGATCACCGTCGGTGCGGCGATGGCCTCCTTCTTCGACGCGCGGCTCGCGTACGCCAAGAAGTCGAAGGAGACGGCGGTCGAGGAGTTCATCGAGTCGCGCCAGCGGCTCGCCTCCGGTATCGAACTCACCTACTACCTCCCCGCGAGCGCGGTCGACGCCGGCGACACCGTCCTGGTCGTCGACGATCTGATCCGGTCGGGCGAGACCCAAGAACTCCTCCTGGACATCGCCCTCCAAGCCGACGCCGACGTCACCGGCGTGTTCACGCTCATCGCCGTCGGCGACGAGGGGATGGAGCGTGCGCGCGAGATAACCGACGCTCCCGTGGGCGCGCTGACGACCTTCGAGTAG